The sequence GAATTTGCTTATTCTGTCTGCCCTCTTTTTGCTATTGCTATTACTCTCGTTGAAATAAGAGAAGGAAATATAGGAAGAATATCTTGCTTTTGCTATTGTTTCTGCAAAGAAGTACTTGCTTGCTTAATTAACAATGGGGAATTGCTGcggtaaaataaaaactgaaaaaactgAGATCCGGGGTCCTTTCCGAGAATTGGTTAGAAAGTGGAATTTGCGAGAAGAACAAATTGCTCAAATTCATTTGTGGTCAAAGTTCACAAAAGGACAATTTGAGAAAAACTGTGGTACTTTGAGTGTGTCAGTTTTAGGAGAATCAAGACGTATCCTGGAGAATCTGTCCCCAAAGAAGCGGAGACGGATTGACTGGACACTGTTCAACAGATGGGAGCGGGAAGCAGAGGCTCGATACGAGAGGCAAAGAAAAGGTGAGGAGGAAAAGGTTGCTCTTATTGCCTTGCAGACCAAGAAGCAGAAGCAAGAGCTCGATGATATGCAGGCAGTGAGTGGGTGCAGGCGGCCCCCGCCATACAATGCTGTGGGAGAAGAGGAAGTTGGACAAGTGCCAGTGGCTGGGAGCTCTGCAGAGCCATGCTCCAGGAAAGGGGAAGTGAAGACAGAGGGTGAGAGCTcagatgatgatgaggatgagAGGAATGCAGGGGTTTATCAGGAAGTTCGAAGACTCCTGAACGAGGCGATGACACCTGAGTTGCGTGAGCCCCTAAGCCGCATATTCAAGGGGGTGAAAAGAAAAGCTGGAAAACCACCTCTCACACACCCAATGAAAACTCGGTCGGTCTCTGTGATTGGGAAAAAGACTGAGAAAACTTGTAATTTGCCTATGCTTCAGTTTCCAGGTGCTGAAGGGCCAGTGTGGGTGGAGAGACCTTGGGATTTGGAAGAGCTTCGAAATGTGACAGCCGCACTCCCAGATCCAGAAAAAGGGGTAGAACGGTTCATAAGTGCAGTTACAAATGTTGATGTAACTTATAAACCCACAGGTCGAGACTGGTCAGCAATATTCAGTGCAAGACTGGGATTGAAGTGGACAGAAGTGCGTGGAGCAGGCGAAGACGCTTTCAACCCCGCCCTGCAGCGTCTGGATGAAGGAGGAACTGAAACTCAGGAGTGGAGAGTTCAATGGACAGCAATGCTTGAGAGACTGAGACTGGCTTACCCACTACGGCCAGACTGGGCAGCGATTGCCAACACGAAGCAGTTGAAAGGTGAGACTGTCACTGCTTATCTTGCGAGACTAAAGACTGTTGTTGATGAATGTGCAGGTCTTCCAGAAGGAACCGACAACACAGGAGTTCTGAAACACCATTTTGTAAATGGCCTGCTTCCAAACATACAGAAAGCTGTCAAATTGACCTGCATTGGATGGGAAGCTCAGAATCTGGAAGTGGCGATGCAACATGCCAAGCATGCTGAGCAGAATGATGAAAAGAGGAACACAGAGAAACAGCAGAAGTTGGAGAATGCTCAGTACATGTTTTACCAGTCCCAGTCCCAGTCCAACAACCAAATGCCAAGAGATGACAACTATCAAGAGGCAAGAAGAGGAAGAGGCAGAGGCCGTGGCAGGTGGAATGCACAGAATGGCAGGATTGGGGACAGAGACAGGTGTAGAATCTGCGGCCAGAAAGGTCATTGGGCCAGGGAGTGTCCAGAAAATCCGAAAAACTTCCCCCAACAGCAGCAGTACCAAAATAACTTCCGACAGCAGCCACAGCAGAGCTACCCGCAGCAGAGGCAGAACTACAGAGAGCAACAACACACTTCTTCTTTCCCTCCCCCTCCGCCAACGGCAAGCTCCACAGCATAGGATGAGGTGGGAGACACTCAAACCCGAACAACTCAGCTTATTCAACTGACTAAAGACCCAAGCTCAAATCCAATGATGACAATACTTGTACAAGGACTTCCAATCTCCATGTTATTGGACACTGGGGCCACGAGGTCAACACTTACGGTAGAGACTGCATCTAAATTTGATAAATTGCCACTTTCTAACCAAACTTGTACTACTTATGGTATATCAGGGATAGCACAGATTGATAAAGTGTCAATGCCATTAGCAGTAGTTAATGGGGAGAAAAAGTGTACACATTCATTTCTGATTTCTCAAACATGTCCTTTAAATTTGATGGGCAGGGATCTAATTTCTAAATTAGGATTAACAATCGATGTTTCCTTGAGGGGAGTTGAAGTGACAACTATGAGTGCTAATTTTGCTCAGATATTACCAAACAGGTATTATAATTGGGCTATAACTCCTTCATTTGATCCGTATTCAGAATATAGTTTTATACCTGCTGATTATGAAAAACCATCTCATTTCCATTGCACTTCATGGTTTGTGGGTCATGAAAGAAATAGCGAGTATGAAGAAAGTTGGTTCGATGGATCTCTGGGTGAGATATTAAATCATGAGTATCTATTAATATCGCAGCATTTCTCAGCATTCACTGTAAAACTAACACCATCTCAATCTACTCTTTTCCAACAGATGCAAGTCCAGCCTCACGTCTCAGTGGGGAAAAGAGGAAACTCCTGGGCGGAAGTAGGAGTGTGGCTCACGGAGCAAGTGGAGAGGGGGGGCTGGACTTGGCATGATGATGGGTATTATACAAATGAAGCAGGGGTAAGAGCATATCCAACAATGCAGACAGTGACGGTTCACAGGTTGTGCAGTGAAGAGAGAAATAGTATTTCTAGTACTCCAATTGAAAATGATTTTGATTTATCAGGGGTTCCAGAGACTCTTTGGGCAAAAGAT is a genomic window of Megalobrama amblycephala isolate DHTTF-2021 linkage group LG3, ASM1881202v1, whole genome shotgun sequence containing:
- the LOC125264035 gene encoding uncharacterized protein LOC125264035, producing the protein MGNCCGKIKTEKTEIRGPFRELVRKWNLREEQIAQIHLWSKFTKGQFEKNCGTLSVSVLGESRRILENLSPKKRRRIDWTLFNRWEREAEARYERQRKGEEEKVALIALQTKKQKQELDDMQAVSGCRRPPPYNAVGEEEVGQVPVAGSSAEPCSRKGEVKTEGESSDDDEDERNAGVYQEVRRLLNEAMTPELREPLSRIFKGVKRKAGKPPLTHPMKTRSVSVIGKKTEKTCNLPMLQFPGAEGPVWVERPWDLEELRNVTAALPDPEKGVERFISAVTNVDVTYKPTGRDWSAIFSARLGLKWTEVRGAGEDAFNPALQRLDEGGTETQEWRVQWTAMLERLRLAYPLRPDWAAIANTKQLKGETVTAYLARLKTVVDECAGLPEGTDNTGVLKHHFVNGLLPNIQKAVKLTCIGWEAQNLEVAMQHAKHAEQNDEKRNTEKQQKLENAQYMFYQSQSQSNNQMPRDDNYQEARRGRGRGRGRWNAQNGRIGDRDRCRICGQKGHWARECPENPKNFPQQQQYQNNFRQQPQQSYPQQRQNYREQQHTSSFPPPPPTASSTA